The following coding sequences lie in one Candidatus Eremiobacterota bacterium genomic window:
- a CDS encoding DUF1905 domain-containing protein yields the protein MIARRFRATLEGAQDSAATYVLVPPSVMKVFKGRTRVPVRAAVNGIAWRTTIANMGAGPMVGVTAATRQAAGIERGDRITLSIELDTEERRANVPADFSTAMTGAQRAAYDAMSYSHRREYVQWIEAAKKPGTRLRRIEKACAKLDEGSRGK from the coding sequence ATGATTGCACGCAGATTTCGAGCAACGCTCGAGGGCGCGCAGGACTCCGCGGCGACCTACGTCCTGGTTCCCCCTTCGGTCATGAAGGTCTTTAAAGGTCGCACTCGAGTTCCCGTTCGCGCCGCGGTCAACGGCATCGCGTGGCGAACGACGATTGCGAATATGGGCGCGGGGCCGATGGTCGGCGTGACCGCCGCGACGCGCCAGGCAGCCGGAATCGAGCGTGGCGACCGCATTACGCTTTCGATCGAGCTCGACACCGAGGAACGCCGAGCGAATGTGCCTGCCGACTTTTCAACCGCGATGACGGGAGCCCAGCGCGCCGCCTACGATGCGATGTCGTACAGCCATCGACGGGAATATGTGCAGTGGATCGAGGCTGCGAAGAAACCCGGAACGCGTCTGCGCCGTATCGAGAAGGCCTGTGCGAAGCTCGACGAAGGTAGTCGCGGCAAATGA
- the cysE gene encoding serine O-acetyltransferase, producing the protein MIFDDVAADLRAPLERDPAARGWLDVVLSYPGFHALVAHRVVHALHRAGVPILPRFFANVARFLTQIEIHPGATIGKGIFIDHGSGVVIGETVEIGDGCTIYQGVTLGGTSLSHGKRHPTLGRNVTIGVNSSVLGAIVLGDNAKVGGGSVVVKDVPANATVVGVPARIVMQDGKPIRLVPERPQVDMPDPTADSIGRLQRQLGELERRLSELESGEASEEEAWSWVI; encoded by the coding sequence ATGATTTTCGACGACGTCGCCGCAGATCTTCGAGCGCCTCTCGAACGCGATCCGGCCGCGCGCGGCTGGTTGGACGTCGTTCTATCGTATCCCGGTTTTCACGCGCTCGTCGCCCATCGAGTGGTCCATGCGCTTCATCGCGCCGGCGTACCGATTCTCCCGCGTTTTTTCGCAAACGTTGCGCGCTTTCTTACGCAGATCGAGATTCACCCCGGCGCGACGATCGGTAAGGGGATTTTCATCGATCACGGCAGCGGTGTCGTGATCGGCGAAACCGTCGAGATCGGAGACGGTTGTACGATCTATCAAGGCGTGACGTTGGGGGGAACGAGCCTTTCCCATGGCAAGCGCCACCCGACGCTCGGTCGCAACGTTACGATCGGTGTCAACTCGAGCGTGCTCGGCGCGATCGTACTCGGCGACAATGCGAAGGTTGGCGGCGGCTCGGTCGTCGTGAAGGACGTGCCGGCCAATGCGACCGTCGTCGGGGTTCCGGCGCGCATCGTGATGCAGGACGGTAAACCTATTCGGCTCGTCCCCGAGCGGCCGCAAGTCGATATGCCCGATCCGACCGCCGACTCGATCGGACGGCTGCAGCGGCAGCTCGGCGAGCTGGAACGGCGACTATCCGAGCTCGAAAGCGGCGAAGCATCGGAAGAAGAAGCCTGGAGCTGGGTCATCTGA
- a CDS encoding 2-C-methyl-D-erythritol 2,4-cyclodiphosphate synthase, with protein MRIGHGFDAHQLVEGRALILGGVCVPFERGALGHSDGDVLAHALADALLGAAALGDLGARFPAGDARWKDADSMELLARCVADVHAAGFGIVNVDATIVVERPRLGPFIEQMRLNVASRLKIGSNSVGLKAKSSEGMGYTGDGSGLAVYAVALLSGSP; from the coding sequence ATGCGCATTGGCCACGGCTTCGACGCGCACCAACTCGTCGAAGGACGCGCGTTGATCCTTGGTGGCGTCTGCGTTCCCTTCGAACGCGGGGCGCTCGGGCACTCCGACGGCGACGTGCTCGCGCATGCACTCGCTGATGCTCTGCTGGGGGCCGCCGCGTTGGGTGACCTCGGCGCGCGTTTCCCCGCCGGCGACGCGCGCTGGAAGGATGCCGATTCGATGGAGCTGCTCGCGCGATGCGTCGCCGACGTGCATGCGGCGGGCTTTGGGATTGTCAACGTGGATGCCACCATCGTCGTCGAGCGGCCGAGACTTGGACCGTTCATCGAGCAGATGCGTCTCAATGTCGCATCGCGCTTGAAAATCGGCTCCAACTCCGTCGGCCTGAAGGCAAAAAGCAGCGAAGGGATGGGCTATACCGGCGACGGTAGCGGCCTCGCCGTTTACGCGGTGGCGCTTCTCTCGGGTTCACCATGA